From a single Sinomonas atrocyanea genomic region:
- a CDS encoding putative quinol monooxygenase, whose product MTDPVRLKATFIPNEGEFFRVKLALDIAIEEVQREPGCLQYEITDESEDRLVLSELWASEEDLERHSKGVAVQDLNESLSALLAEPITIERL is encoded by the coding sequence ATGACTGATCCCGTGCGCCTGAAGGCGACCTTCATCCCCAACGAGGGCGAGTTCTTCCGCGTCAAGCTCGCCCTCGACATCGCGATCGAGGAGGTCCAGCGCGAGCCCGGCTGCCTCCAGTACGAGATCACCGACGAGTCGGAGGACCGGCTCGTGCTCTCCGAGCTCTGGGCCTCCGAGGAGGACCTCGAGAGGCACTCGAAGGGTGTGGCCGTGCAGGACCTCAACGAGTCGCTCAGCGCCCTGCTGGCCGAGCCGATCACCATCGAGCGCCTGTAG
- a CDS encoding SLC13 family permease, whose product MPLAVVGALLLVLGAAAAAVGILPWPAVGALTERVGPILAFVASITVVTELLNAAGLFEWMASYFRRWGRGRVWVLWLLVVGLSLAATVFLSLDTTAVLLTPIVVVLARRCGLPPLPFALTTVWLANTGSLLLPVSNLTNLLALHALGSVSPGEFAARMALPALWCAAVPVAAVALVFRRELAGRYNSVRLGRVQSDPDEAQGAQASTRDPVLLGLGAGVLALLLPALVTGVPVWIPATAAALVLLVAFGIRRRTVLRWALVPWQLLVFAAGLFLVMEALQYVGARELAAAVLGTGDGPGSLVRVAAAGAVGANVVNNLPAYLAFEQAAGGPARLVALLVGVNAGPLVAPWASLATLIWHEQLRRLGVGISWWGYAAAGAVLVPLMVVPAALLAALG is encoded by the coding sequence ATGCCCTTGGCCGTCGTCGGAGCCCTGCTGCTCGTCCTCGGCGCCGCCGCTGCGGCCGTGGGCATCCTGCCATGGCCCGCGGTCGGCGCCCTGACCGAGCGCGTCGGCCCCATTCTCGCCTTCGTCGCCTCCATCACCGTGGTGACCGAACTCCTCAACGCCGCCGGGCTGTTCGAGTGGATGGCCTCCTACTTCCGGCGCTGGGGCCGCGGGCGCGTGTGGGTGCTGTGGCTGCTCGTGGTCGGCCTGTCCCTGGCCGCCACCGTGTTCCTCTCCCTCGACACGACGGCGGTGCTGCTGACCCCGATCGTGGTGGTCCTCGCGCGGCGCTGCGGCCTGCCGCCGCTGCCCTTCGCGCTCACCACAGTGTGGCTGGCGAACACCGGCTCGCTGCTGCTGCCCGTCTCCAACCTCACCAACCTCCTCGCCCTGCACGCGCTCGGCTCCGTCTCCCCGGGGGAGTTCGCCGCACGCATGGCGCTGCCCGCGCTGTGGTGCGCGGCCGTGCCGGTCGCGGCGGTGGCCCTCGTGTTCCGCCGCGAGCTGGCGGGGCGCTACAACAGCGTCCGGCTGGGCCGCGTCCAGTCCGATCCGGACGAGGCCCAGGGCGCCCAGGCGTCCACGAGGGACCCCGTGCTGCTCGGCCTCGGCGCCGGCGTCCTCGCGCTCCTCCTCCCGGCCCTCGTGACCGGGGTGCCCGTGTGGATCCCGGCGACGGCGGCCGCGCTCGTCCTCCTCGTCGCCTTCGGCATCCGGCGCCGCACGGTGCTGCGGTGGGCGCTCGTGCCCTGGCAGCTGCTCGTCTTCGCGGCGGGCCTGTTCCTCGTGATGGAGGCGCTGCAGTACGTCGGCGCTCGCGAGCTCGCCGCCGCGGTGCTCGGCACCGGCGATGGCCCCGGCAGCCTCGTGCGGGTCGCGGCCGCGGGGGCCGTGGGCGCCAACGTGGTCAACAACCTGCCCGCGTATCTGGCCTTCGAGCAGGCAGCAGGCGGCCCGGCGCGGCTCGTGGCCCTGCTCGTCGGGGTGAACGCGGGCCCGCTCGTGGCCCCGTGGGCGTCCCTCGCGACGCTCATCTGGCACGAGCAGCTGCGGCGGCTCGGCGTGGGCATCTCGTGGTGGGGGTACGCCGCGGCCGGCGCCGTACTGGTCCCGCTGATGGTGGTCCCGGCGGCCCTGCTCGCGGCCCTCGGGTAA
- a CDS encoding glycosyltransferase: MARFLFVTWDGGGNKVPAVALAEELALRGHAVSVLGDAAQAADFAAPGVRFASFSTTRTFPSGSTPLDMVRIASDPPMRRDVLADLAAHPADVIVVDVALFGVMDALRRAGREYVVLEHTLDGVLRRVLPSLDAVLRVRGLRVLRLLNAGRPVLAPTIPELDRGHGDVVHLGPMVRAVPARPAAPTVVLSLSTAPYPALVPTWQRVLDAVDGLPARVVATLGSGLAAGALRVPAGVEVHGWRPHAELLPEASLVVSHGGHGTAVAALAHGVPLLVLPLDRATDQPWVGAAVQRAGVGRRLSRTARPAKIRAAVEQLLADGPHREAAARMGERARALDGRARGAEVLEMVARRGLRE, from the coding sequence GTGGCCAGATTCCTGTTCGTGACGTGGGACGGCGGCGGCAATAAGGTCCCGGCTGTGGCCCTCGCCGAGGAGCTCGCGCTGCGGGGCCACGCGGTCAGCGTGCTCGGCGATGCCGCCCAGGCCGCCGACTTCGCCGCCCCGGGCGTGCGCTTCGCGTCCTTCTCCACGACCCGGACGTTCCCCTCCGGGTCCACGCCCCTGGACATGGTGCGGATCGCCTCCGATCCGCCGATGCGGCGCGACGTGCTGGCGGACCTCGCCGCGCACCCGGCCGACGTGATCGTGGTGGACGTGGCCCTGTTCGGGGTCATGGACGCGCTGCGGCGGGCGGGCCGCGAGTACGTGGTCCTCGAGCACACGCTGGACGGGGTGCTGCGGCGGGTGCTCCCCTCCCTCGACGCCGTGCTCCGGGTGCGGGGCCTGCGCGTCCTGCGCCTGCTCAACGCCGGCCGGCCGGTCCTGGCGCCGACGATCCCCGAGCTGGACCGGGGCCACGGCGACGTGGTGCACCTCGGGCCCATGGTCCGCGCCGTCCCGGCCCGGCCCGCCGCGCCCACCGTGGTCCTCTCCCTGAGCACCGCCCCGTATCCGGCCCTCGTCCCGACCTGGCAGAGGGTGCTCGATGCCGTGGACGGCCTCCCCGCCCGGGTCGTGGCGACCCTGGGCTCCGGGCTCGCCGCCGGTGCGCTGCGGGTGCCCGCCGGCGTCGAGGTGCACGGCTGGCGCCCGCATGCCGAGCTCCTGCCCGAGGCCTCCCTCGTGGTCAGCCACGGCGGCCACGGCACGGCGGTGGCCGCGCTGGCCCACGGGGTCCCGCTGCTCGTCCTGCCGCTGGACCGGGCCACCGACCAGCCGTGGGTCGGCGCGGCGGTCCAGCGGGCCGGCGTCGGGCGCCGCCTGTCCCGGACGGCCCGGCCGGCGAAGATCCGCGCGGCAGTGGAGCAGCTCCTCGCGGACGGCCCCCACCGCGAGGCGGCCGCCCGGATGGGCGAGCGCGCCCGTGCGCTCGACGGGCGCGCCCGGGGTGCCGAGGTGCTGGAGATGGTTGCCCGGCGCGGCCTGCGGGAATGA
- the trxA gene encoding thioredoxin, protein MATKNVTGEDFAEVIEKNDIVLVDFWASWCGPCRQFAPTYEAASEKHPDVVFAKVDTEAEQMLAAQANITSIPTLMAFREKVLVFSQPGALPASALEQVITAVKDLDMEDVHKKVAEAQAQGPQN, encoded by the coding sequence ATGGCAACGAAGAACGTCACCGGCGAGGACTTCGCCGAGGTCATCGAGAAGAACGACATCGTCCTGGTGGACTTCTGGGCGTCGTGGTGCGGCCCGTGCCGCCAGTTCGCCCCGACCTACGAGGCCGCCTCGGAGAAGCACCCGGACGTGGTGTTCGCCAAGGTGGACACTGAGGCCGAGCAGATGCTCGCCGCCCAGGCGAACATCACCTCGATCCCGACCCTCATGGCGTTCCGCGAGAAGGTCCTCGTCTTCTCGCAGCCCGGCGCCCTGCCCGCCTCCGCGCTCGAGCAGGTCATCACCGCGGTGAAGGACCTCGACATGGAGGACGTCCACAAGAAGGTCGCCGAGGCGCAGGCCCAGGGCCCGCAGAACTGA
- a CDS encoding PRC-barrel domain-containing protein has translation MVTRAELDGVLEAGGRLIGSDGTDLGSIDQIVLDTSGSWPAFVSVRAGFFGITQRFVPLDGASVDGSAVRIAFDADAVRSAPRVASDRGGLSRDQAAQLREHYGLPADAGNSGTAEVTSSDAEVGSPDAGPEHPAPPQPGPPPPPSPSSGVPPHPQPPHEPGPPHRPHEPGPPHHPRPPHPPGPPPQP, from the coding sequence ATGGTCACCCGCGCAGAGCTTGACGGAGTGCTCGAGGCCGGCGGCCGGCTGATCGGCTCCGACGGCACGGACCTCGGCTCGATCGACCAGATCGTGCTGGACACCTCCGGGTCCTGGCCCGCCTTCGTGTCCGTCCGCGCCGGCTTCTTCGGGATCACCCAGCGGTTCGTCCCGCTGGACGGAGCGAGTGTGGACGGCTCCGCCGTACGCATCGCGTTCGACGCCGACGCCGTCCGGTCCGCGCCGCGCGTCGCCTCCGACCGCGGCGGCCTCAGCAGGGACCAGGCGGCCCAGCTCCGGGAGCACTACGGACTCCCTGCTGACGCTGGCAACTCCGGCACCGCCGAGGTCACCTCTTCGGACGCCGAGGTCGGGTCCCCGGACGCCGGGCCAGAGCACCCTGCTCCCCCACAACCCGGGCCGCCGCCTCCGCCTTCACCATCATCTGGGGTGCCCCCGCACCCGCAGCCCCCGCACGAGCCGGGACCTCCGCACCGCCCGCACGAGCCGGGGCCACCGCACCACCCGCGACCGCCGCACCCACCGGGACCGCCGCCCCAGCCATGA
- a CDS encoding VOC family protein produces the protein MAGGVVHFEIPLDDVERGRRFFAEAFGWEINPLPEMEYTLVGTTPLDEQGRPAEAGSINGGMFARGAQAPSSAPVVTIDVEDIDAALAKIESLGGSTVLPRMPVGEMGFTAYFKDTEGNVLGLWETRRPQAG, from the coding sequence ATGGCTGGAGGAGTTGTCCATTTCGAGATCCCCCTCGACGACGTGGAGCGGGGGCGCCGGTTCTTCGCCGAAGCGTTCGGATGGGAGATCAACCCGTTGCCGGAGATGGAGTACACCCTGGTGGGGACCACGCCGCTGGACGAGCAGGGCAGGCCTGCAGAGGCCGGCTCGATCAACGGCGGGATGTTCGCCCGCGGCGCCCAGGCGCCCTCGTCCGCGCCGGTGGTCACCATCGACGTCGAGGACATCGACGCTGCCCTGGCGAAGATCGAGTCCCTTGGCGGCTCCACGGTCCTCCCGCGCATGCCCGTGGGGGAGATGGGCTTCACCGCGTACTTCAAGGACACGGAGGGCAACGTCCTCGGGCTGTGGGAGACCCGCAGGCCGCAGGCCGGGTAG
- a CDS encoding AMP-binding protein yields the protein MQSSYTAGETTMSLLEETIGANFARAVGQHADREALVEAAGDGRADAARRWTYAELAHDVDAAARGLLAAGVAKGDRVGIWSPNCAEWTVIQYATAAIGAILVNVNPAYRAHELQFVVRQNGMRMLVVAPSDRTSEYVAMARTALAECPDLRELVFLPAPPAPGEAVFEPGVPASGEETTWEALVARAGEVPASAVEERAAMLSAEDPINIQYTSGTTGFPKGATLTHRNILNNGFAIGELLGYTPEDRVVIPVPFYHCFGMVIGNLAAYSHGCATILPGRGFKPDAALRAVQDFGGTSLYGVPTMFIAELALPDFGSYRLGTLRTGVMAGSTCPVEVMERVISDMHMEGVAICYGMTETSPVSTMTRAGDSLAQRTGTVGRTMPNLESKVVDPATGETVERGAIGELCTRGYAVMAGYWDQPDKTAEAIDADGWMHTGDLARMDEDGYVMIEGRIKDMVIRGGENVYPREIEEFLYRHPDIQDVQVIGVPDPTYGEELMACIILRPGAQPLTAEDIAEYCKGELAHYKVPRYVDIRDSFPMTVSGKVRKVQMREEAVARLGLGEASPA from the coding sequence ATGCAGAGCTCCTACACGGCAGGCGAGACGACGATGTCCCTGCTCGAAGAGACCATCGGCGCCAACTTCGCCCGCGCGGTCGGGCAGCACGCTGACCGGGAGGCCCTCGTGGAGGCGGCGGGAGACGGCCGCGCCGACGCCGCCCGCCGCTGGACCTACGCGGAGCTCGCGCACGACGTCGATGCCGCCGCCCGCGGGCTCCTCGCCGCGGGCGTCGCGAAGGGCGACCGTGTGGGCATCTGGAGCCCGAACTGCGCCGAGTGGACGGTGATCCAGTACGCGACCGCGGCCATCGGCGCCATCCTCGTCAACGTCAACCCGGCCTACCGCGCCCACGAGCTGCAGTTCGTGGTCCGGCAGAACGGCATGCGCATGCTCGTCGTCGCGCCCAGCGACCGCACGAGCGAGTACGTCGCCATGGCCCGCACCGCGCTCGCCGAATGCCCCGACCTGCGCGAGCTCGTGTTCCTGCCGGCGCCCCCCGCCCCGGGCGAGGCCGTGTTCGAGCCCGGCGTGCCGGCGTCGGGCGAGGAGACCACCTGGGAGGCCCTCGTGGCCCGCGCGGGCGAGGTGCCGGCGTCGGCCGTCGAGGAGCGGGCGGCGATGCTCTCCGCGGAGGACCCGATCAACATCCAGTACACGTCCGGCACCACGGGGTTCCCCAAGGGCGCCACGCTCACGCACCGGAACATCCTCAACAACGGGTTCGCGATCGGCGAGCTGCTCGGCTACACGCCCGAGGACCGGGTGGTCATCCCGGTGCCGTTCTACCACTGCTTCGGCATGGTCATCGGCAACCTCGCGGCGTACTCGCACGGCTGTGCCACGATCCTGCCCGGCCGCGGCTTCAAGCCCGACGCCGCCCTGCGGGCCGTCCAGGACTTCGGCGGCACCTCCCTCTACGGCGTCCCGACCATGTTCATCGCCGAGCTCGCGCTGCCCGACTTCGGCTCCTACCGGCTCGGCACGCTCCGCACCGGGGTCATGGCCGGCTCGACGTGCCCGGTCGAGGTCATGGAGCGGGTCATCTCCGACATGCACATGGAGGGGGTGGCCATCTGCTACGGCATGACCGAGACCTCCCCGGTCTCCACCATGACCCGTGCGGGGGACTCCCTCGCCCAGCGCACGGGCACCGTCGGACGGACCATGCCCAACCTCGAGAGCAAGGTGGTGGACCCGGCGACCGGCGAGACCGTGGAACGCGGGGCCATCGGCGAGCTGTGCACCCGCGGCTACGCCGTGATGGCCGGCTACTGGGACCAGCCCGACAAGACGGCCGAGGCCATCGACGCGGACGGCTGGATGCACACGGGCGACCTCGCCCGGATGGACGAGGACGGCTACGTGATGATCGAGGGGCGGATCAAGGACATGGTGATCCGCGGGGGCGAGAACGTCTACCCGCGCGAGATCGAGGAGTTCCTCTACCGGCACCCGGACATCCAGGACGTCCAGGTCATCGGGGTTCCCGACCCGACCTACGGCGAGGAGCTCATGGCGTGCATCATCCTCCGGCCCGGCGCGCAGCCGCTCACCGCCGAGGACATCGCGGAGTACTGCAAGGGCGAGTTGGCGCACTACAAGGTGCCGCGCTACGTGGACATCCGCGACTCGTTCCCCATGACCGTCTCCGGGAAGGTCCGCAAGGTCCAGATGCGCGAAGAGGCGGTCGCGCGGCTGGGGCTCGGGGAGGCCTCGCCGGCCTAG
- a CDS encoding MarR family winged helix-turn-helix transcriptional regulator → MNEELARLAEGFRDAIRYGTYMARRLDELSELSAAQLSVLNMVAGEGLRMGAIAKNLGVRVPTATEQVARLEKAGLLERCSDPHDARAVVVRRTPEGDATAQCANARRTERMAAALATLDDDERAALAAALPVMDKINQYVMNQEPPA, encoded by the coding sequence ATGAACGAGGAGCTTGCCCGGCTGGCCGAGGGCTTCAGGGACGCGATCCGCTACGGCACCTACATGGCCCGCCGGCTCGACGAGCTCTCCGAGCTCTCAGCCGCCCAGCTGAGCGTCCTGAACATGGTCGCCGGCGAGGGGCTGCGCATGGGGGCCATCGCCAAGAACCTCGGCGTCCGGGTGCCCACGGCCACCGAGCAGGTGGCCCGGCTCGAGAAGGCCGGCCTCCTCGAGCGGTGCAGCGACCCGCACGACGCGAGGGCCGTCGTCGTGCGCCGGACCCCCGAGGGCGACGCGACCGCGCAGTGCGCCAACGCGCGCCGCACCGAGCGGATGGCCGCCGCCCTCGCAACGCTCGACGACGACGAGCGCGCGGCCCTCGCGGCCGCGCTGCCCGTGATGGACAAGATCAACCAGTACGTGATGAACCAGGAGCCGCCCGCATGA
- a CDS encoding WXG100 family type VII secretion target, giving the protein MGEKVGADVEALRGAARAMLARAGRLEQTSRDVDRLVRLDGIWAGQDAEAFGAAWFGSARPQLLLVATAVKSAGETMLRNADAQEATSSELGSAGQGGHGEGGQGGTRPPSGAPAPDPVSSDAGPTADHSTPRFPDPGAADLTTRQLDDLKGRLHDAATDGGLGDFFGGNEGDIAALRAALAALRPAELDQFLRSCSDVELRRLGQTVAGGNGGLFDWDGTSAFDRQSLLDTMLAKASPGQVARVGSLIPWAQPDAQAMGDQARGQGGDASNRWMTPAGPVVSAHPQGPEDIRQGGYGTCVVDSAAGALVTADPNWARDHVADNGNGTVSVKLYDGGHERWVTVSASLPDDGQGGQKGAKPGPGGNWNAYVEKALAQVYTDDDGRDGPGDAVYGPGHYRAIEGNYGPDVLKYLTPSSTAQDHDPATLWDAVRDRRPAIVSTFGTKPDGAPSGYIAGHEFFATGMDGDKVVLQNPWGPSETKLVITRDQYAAYFQNATVVSR; this is encoded by the coding sequence GTGGGGGAAAAGGTCGGCGCCGACGTCGAGGCGCTGCGGGGCGCGGCCCGCGCGATGCTTGCACGCGCGGGACGCCTCGAGCAGACGTCCCGGGACGTGGACCGTCTCGTGCGCCTGGACGGGATCTGGGCCGGTCAGGACGCCGAGGCGTTCGGGGCGGCGTGGTTCGGCTCCGCGAGGCCCCAGCTGCTCCTGGTGGCCACCGCGGTGAAGTCCGCCGGGGAGACCATGCTCCGCAACGCGGATGCGCAGGAGGCGACGAGCAGCGAACTCGGCAGCGCGGGCCAGGGCGGACACGGCGAGGGCGGGCAGGGCGGCACCCGGCCGCCCTCGGGCGCGCCGGCACCCGATCCGGTCAGCTCCGACGCCGGCCCCACCGCAGACCACTCCACGCCCCGCTTCCCCGACCCGGGCGCCGCCGACCTGACCACGAGACAGCTGGACGATCTCAAGGGCCGGCTGCACGATGCGGCCACCGATGGCGGCCTCGGAGACTTCTTCGGCGGAAACGAGGGGGACATCGCCGCACTCCGCGCCGCGCTGGCCGCGCTCCGCCCGGCTGAGCTCGACCAATTCCTGCGCAGCTGCTCGGACGTCGAGCTCCGCAGGCTCGGACAGACCGTGGCAGGCGGCAACGGCGGCCTCTTCGACTGGGACGGCACCAGCGCCTTCGACCGCCAGTCCCTTCTGGACACCATGCTCGCCAAGGCCTCCCCCGGACAGGTGGCCCGGGTCGGAAGCCTCATCCCCTGGGCCCAGCCGGACGCCCAGGCGATGGGCGACCAGGCCCGGGGCCAGGGCGGCGACGCCAGCAACCGCTGGATGACCCCTGCAGGGCCGGTGGTCTCAGCCCACCCTCAGGGGCCCGAGGACATCCGCCAAGGTGGGTACGGCACGTGCGTGGTCGATTCCGCCGCGGGAGCACTCGTCACCGCGGATCCGAACTGGGCCCGCGACCACGTGGCAGACAACGGCAACGGCACGGTGTCCGTCAAGCTCTACGATGGCGGCCACGAGCGATGGGTCACGGTCTCCGCGTCGCTCCCCGATGACGGCCAGGGCGGCCAGAAGGGTGCCAAGCCGGGTCCCGGCGGCAACTGGAACGCCTACGTCGAGAAGGCGCTCGCCCAGGTGTACACCGACGACGACGGCCGCGACGGCCCGGGGGACGCGGTCTACGGACCGGGGCACTACCGGGCGATCGAGGGAAACTACGGCCCGGACGTACTGAAGTACCTCACGCCGTCCTCCACCGCCCAGGACCACGACCCGGCCACACTCTGGGATGCGGTGCGCGACCGCCGCCCCGCCATCGTCTCCACGTTCGGCACCAAGCCGGACGGTGCCCCCAGCGGCTACATCGCCGGGCACGAGTTCTTCGCCACCGGCATGGACGGCGACAAGGTGGTGCTCCAGAATCCCTGGGGCCCGTCGGAGACGAAGCTCGTCATCACGAGGGACCAGTACGCGGCGTACTTCCAGAACGCGACGGTGGTGAGCCGATGA
- a CDS encoding MFS transporter: MTADTGVQPESHRESAPAPQHGPAPHETLEAEKASFFRQPKAVWATAAASVFAFMGIGLVDPILPAIAQNLDASPSQVSLLFTSYFLVTAVMMLVTGWVSSRIGGKKTLLIGLALIVTFASLSGTSQSVAELIGWRAGWGLGNSLFVATALAVIVGVASGGTSTAIILYEAALGLGLSLGPLAGALLGGWQWRMPFFGTATLMAIAFIAILATLPKTQPSAKKTRFRDPLQALGHAGLRSVAGSAFFYNFGFYTVLAFVPFILGMGAYGIGAVFFGWGVALALFSVFVAPQLQARFGDVKVLAGTLAGLAVVLVGMALSAAAHAVPAVVVLTIVAGALLGINNTVYTELAMGVSDAPRPVASAGYNFVRWMGGALAPFIATWLGETYGAPVPFYASAAALVISIGIALGGRKYIQAHEPAAV, translated from the coding sequence ATGACCGCCGACACCGGCGTCCAGCCCGAATCCCACCGCGAATCCGCCCCCGCGCCCCAGCACGGCCCGGCTCCGCACGAGACGCTCGAGGCCGAGAAGGCCTCGTTCTTCCGCCAGCCCAAGGCCGTCTGGGCCACGGCCGCCGCGTCCGTCTTCGCCTTCATGGGCATCGGCCTCGTGGACCCGATCCTTCCCGCGATCGCCCAGAATCTCGACGCGAGCCCGAGCCAGGTCTCGCTGCTGTTCACGAGCTACTTCCTCGTCACGGCCGTGATGATGCTCGTCACCGGCTGGGTCTCCTCCCGGATCGGCGGGAAGAAGACCCTGCTGATCGGCCTCGCGCTCATCGTGACGTTCGCGAGCCTGTCCGGCACGAGCCAGAGCGTCGCCGAGCTCATCGGCTGGCGCGCCGGCTGGGGCCTCGGCAACTCCCTGTTCGTCGCGACCGCGCTCGCCGTGATCGTCGGCGTCGCCTCCGGCGGGACGTCCACGGCGATCATCCTCTATGAGGCCGCCCTCGGCCTCGGCCTCTCGCTCGGCCCGCTCGCCGGGGCGCTCCTGGGCGGGTGGCAGTGGCGCATGCCGTTCTTCGGCACCGCGACGCTCATGGCCATTGCGTTCATCGCGATCCTTGCGACCCTCCCGAAGACCCAGCCGTCGGCGAAGAAGACCCGGTTCCGCGATCCCCTCCAGGCCCTCGGCCACGCCGGCCTGCGCTCGGTGGCCGGCAGCGCGTTCTTCTACAACTTCGGCTTCTACACCGTGCTCGCCTTCGTGCCGTTCATCCTCGGCATGGGCGCCTACGGGATCGGCGCGGTGTTCTTCGGCTGGGGCGTGGCCCTCGCGCTCTTCTCGGTCTTCGTGGCCCCGCAGCTGCAGGCCCGCTTCGGGGACGTGAAGGTCCTGGCCGGCACGCTCGCCGGGCTGGCTGTGGTCCTGGTGGGCATGGCCCTCTCGGCGGCCGCCCACGCGGTCCCCGCAGTCGTGGTCCTGACGATCGTCGCCGGGGCGCTGCTGGGCATCAACAACACCGTCTACACCGAGCTCGCGATGGGCGTCTCCGACGCGCCGCGGCCCGTGGCGAGCGCCGGCTACAACTTTGTCCGCTGGATGGGCGGCGCCCTCGCCCCCTTCATCGCCACGTGGCTCGGCGAGACCTACGGGGCCCCCGTGCCGTTCTACGCCTCCGCCGCCGCCCTCGTCATCTCGATCGGCATCGCCCTGGGCGGCCGGAAGTACATCCAGGCGCACGAGCCCGCGGCTGTTTGA
- a CDS encoding DNA-3-methyladenine glycosylase family protein, with protein sequence MTLAPPPPRTAAPAAAPPEAGSAPRCADAEGTWEAPEHYSLAATWFPLQRGDGDPSFAPHPGGLWAAFATPEGPVSLLATHQRAPGRPGTVTVRAWGDGAASAVALAPAMLGLHDDWSAFDDAAFLAGLPRLVRETRRRHPGFRLPATGRMVEALVPTILEQKVTTLEARRAYRYLVRRYGTPAPGAGQFAPAGLMVAPDARAWLGIPSWEWHRAGVGPQRSDTVMRALRSAAGIERLAARTAAEASAALQSIPGIGVWTAAEVTQRTHADPDSISVGDYHLAHFVGYALTGERTDDHGMLRLLEPWRGHRQRIVRLLGLSGVRAPRYGARITIQDHRRH encoded by the coding sequence GTGACTCTCGCTCCCCCGCCCCCTCGGACCGCGGCCCCCGCCGCGGCGCCTCCGGAGGCAGGCTCGGCTCCACGGTGCGCGGACGCCGAGGGCACCTGGGAGGCTCCGGAGCACTACTCCCTGGCCGCGACCTGGTTCCCCCTCCAGCGCGGGGACGGCGACCCCAGCTTCGCGCCCCATCCGGGCGGGCTCTGGGCCGCCTTCGCGACTCCTGAAGGCCCCGTCTCCCTCCTCGCCACCCACCAGCGCGCCCCCGGCCGCCCCGGAACGGTGACGGTGCGCGCGTGGGGCGACGGAGCGGCGTCGGCCGTCGCCTTGGCGCCGGCGATGCTGGGCCTGCACGACGACTGGTCCGCGTTCGACGACGCGGCCTTCCTCGCCGGGCTCCCCCGCCTGGTCCGGGAGACGAGACGGCGCCACCCCGGATTCAGGCTGCCCGCCACGGGACGGATGGTGGAGGCCCTCGTGCCCACCATCCTCGAGCAGAAGGTCACGACCCTCGAGGCCCGCCGCGCCTACCGGTACCTCGTGCGCCGCTACGGCACGCCCGCGCCCGGCGCCGGGCAGTTCGCCCCGGCCGGCCTCATGGTCGCCCCGGACGCACGGGCCTGGCTCGGGATCCCCTCCTGGGAGTGGCACCGGGCCGGCGTCGGCCCGCAGCGCTCGGACACCGTGATGCGGGCACTGCGCTCCGCCGCGGGGATCGAGCGCCTCGCAGCGCGCACCGCGGCCGAGGCCTCGGCGGCCCTGCAGAGCATCCCCGGCATCGGCGTGTGGACCGCCGCCGAAGTCACCCAGCGCACGCATGCAGACCCCGATTCGATCTCGGTGGGCGACTACCACCTCGCGCACTTCGTCGGCTACGCCCTCACCGGCGAGCGCACCGATGACCACGGCATGCTGCGCCTCCTCGAGCCGTGGCGCGGCCACCGGCAGCGGATCGTCCGGCTCCTCGGCCTGTCGGGGGTGCGTGCCCCGCGCTATGGGGCGAGGATCACGATCCAGGATCACCGCCGGCACTGA